One Erysipelothrix amsterdamensis DNA window includes the following coding sequences:
- a CDS encoding ABC transporter ATP-binding protein, protein MTISTNPVLSLEHVSMAYGRKQVLDDVSVTLNQGEVVCILGESGVGKTTLFNVIAGLLHPDKGSVSLHKQDITGTTGHVSYMLQKDLLLPYKTVIDNASLPLRIQGKSKVESREEALKYFVTFGLEGTEDLYPAQLSGGMRQRVAFLRTFLFSDNVALLDEPFSALDTITKHQMQTWYLDIMSQLNLSTFFITHDIDEAILLSDRIYVLSGKPGKITYELIIDTPKPRNEDFLLTDEFINYKRIIKGHLNETKTE, encoded by the coding sequence ATGACTATCTCAACTAATCCCGTTTTATCACTTGAACACGTATCGATGGCTTATGGCCGAAAGCAAGTCTTGGATGATGTTTCGGTTACGTTAAATCAAGGGGAAGTTGTCTGTATCTTGGGTGAAAGTGGTGTTGGTAAGACGACATTATTTAATGTGATAGCAGGACTGCTTCACCCTGATAAGGGTTCCGTATCCTTACATAAACAAGATATTACAGGCACGACCGGTCATGTTTCGTATATGCTTCAAAAAGACTTATTATTGCCTTATAAGACCGTTATCGATAATGCTTCACTCCCTTTACGCATTCAGGGTAAAAGTAAAGTAGAAAGTCGTGAAGAAGCTTTAAAATACTTTGTGACCTTTGGGTTGGAGGGAACCGAAGACTTATATCCAGCACAGTTATCGGGAGGAATGCGTCAACGTGTCGCATTTCTAAGAACATTTTTATTCTCAGATAATGTCGCTTTATTGGATGAACCCTTTAGTGCATTAGACACCATTACCAAACATCAGATGCAAACATGGTATTTGGATATTATGAGTCAGTTAAATCTATCCACCTTCTTTATAACCCATGACATCGATGAGGCGATATTACTTTCAGATCGAATTTATGTACTGAGCGGAAAACCGGGGAAAATTACGTATGAACTCATCATTGATACGCCAAAACCTCGAAATGAAGACTTTCTGCTTACGGATGAATTTATTAATTATAAACGCATCATCAAAGGTCACTTAAACGAGACTAAAACCGAATAG
- a CDS encoding DEAD/DEAH box helicase: MKHTFKNYGIDNSILKSIQYLGYEAPTDVQQEVIPAVLSGKNIVVQSQTGSGKTASFGIPICHQVEWEKRKPQVLVLAPTRELAIQIQEDLFNLGRFKRLKVEALFGRSSFEKQAQRLKEMTHILVATPGRLLDHMARETVDLSHIETLVIDEADEMFNMGFIDQITSIINRIPKKSQKLLFSATMPERVKDLCTLYIKNPQWIDIETESRVEDRIDERYYIVDYPDKMALLESVLITENPDSSIIFCNTKEQVETVTNFMEDLGCKVDTLHGGMEQRFRTKVLADFKHGLFRYLVATDVAARGLDIDDVSLVVNFDVPENTESYTHRVGRTARVDKYGKAVTFASPYEMKFMNLIINDTDHELQKVVKPGQSLVDARRDAFEAKRDRKPKVKKDKAHDFKQEITKIHINAGKKTKMRPVDVVGALCSIEGVNAEDIGVISIVDVSTFVEILNGKGDLVLNALKTMPIKGRPRKVNRANKTEYERLL; encoded by the coding sequence GTGAAACATACATTTAAAAATTATGGAATTGATAATTCAATTCTAAAGTCAATTCAGTATTTGGGCTATGAAGCCCCAACAGATGTTCAACAAGAAGTCATTCCGGCAGTATTAAGCGGGAAAAATATTGTTGTACAATCACAAACAGGTAGTGGAAAGACCGCTTCATTTGGGATTCCTATTTGTCATCAAGTTGAATGGGAGAAACGTAAACCTCAAGTTTTAGTATTAGCACCGACGCGTGAACTTGCAATCCAGATTCAAGAAGATTTATTTAATCTTGGTCGTTTCAAACGCTTAAAGGTTGAAGCATTGTTTGGTCGCAGTTCGTTTGAGAAGCAAGCACAGCGTTTAAAAGAAATGACACACATCCTTGTCGCAACGCCAGGTCGCTTATTGGATCATATGGCAAGAGAAACCGTGGATCTTTCACATATTGAAACATTAGTGATTGATGAAGCGGATGAAATGTTTAATATGGGGTTTATTGATCAAATTACAAGTATCATCAACCGTATCCCGAAGAAGAGTCAAAAACTGCTCTTTTCCGCAACCATGCCAGAACGTGTTAAAGACCTTTGTACACTTTACATTAAAAATCCGCAATGGATTGATATTGAAACAGAAAGTCGCGTTGAAGATCGTATTGATGAACGTTATTATATTGTGGATTATCCCGATAAAATGGCGTTACTTGAATCCGTACTTATTACGGAAAATCCAGATAGTTCAATCATTTTCTGTAATACAAAAGAACAGGTCGAAACCGTAACCAATTTTATGGAAGACTTGGGGTGCAAGGTAGATACCCTTCATGGCGGGATGGAACAACGTTTCCGTACCAAAGTCCTAGCGGACTTTAAACATGGTCTTTTCCGTTATCTTGTTGCTACAGATGTTGCGGCACGTGGTTTGGATATTGATGATGTTTCACTTGTTGTGAACTTCGATGTTCCTGAAAATACTGAAAGCTATACGCATCGTGTCGGACGTACCGCACGTGTGGATAAATATGGTAAAGCAGTAACCTTCGCAAGTCCCTATGAAATGAAATTTATGAATCTAATTATCAATGATACCGATCATGAACTTCAAAAAGTAGTCAAACCAGGACAAAGTCTTGTGGATGCACGTCGTGATGCATTTGAAGCCAAACGCGATCGTAAACCTAAAGTCAAAAAAGATAAAGCACATGACTTTAAACAAGAGATTACCAAAATTCATATTAATGCTGGTAAGAAAACTAAAATGAGACCTGTTGATGTGGTTGGAGCATTATGTTCCATTGAAGGCGTGAATGCAGAAGACATTGGTGTTATCAGTATTGTGGATGTTTCTACCTTTGTGGAAATTCTAAATGGTAAAGGGGATCTTGTTCTTAATGCTCTTAAAACAATGCCTATCAAAGGCCGACCTCGTAAAGTAAACCGTGCCAATAAAACGGAATACGAACGACTTTTATAA
- the hflX gene encoding GTPase HflX translates to MLDTKTIKERVVLVGVDFGKKDFDLESSMFELVDLVEAAEGTVVYQITQNRDRPESATYIGIGKIEEVMRAVATYDADTVVFNDELSGSQIRNLESLIGCKIVDRTNLILDIFALRATTAEGKLQVKLAQLKYRLPRLIGYSDYLSRTGGGIGTRGPGEQKLELDRRHIQREILHVQNALTKSEENREITRSKRLNSNLPIISFVGYTNAGKSTLMNAILTNGDPQSNDKHVFVKDMLFATLEPSLRKARLNNGLNVILTDTVGFVSKLPHTLVEAFKGTLEEIKYSDLIIHVVDASNPDLNIQMDTTYKMLRDLDVLDRKIITVFNKMDLAMDQDIAFYQSEFGNRMYISAHDMDDVDRLVDAIEVELESSFKKVNFEIPFSDLGILDAIASNYEIIGLEYTEKGAQFRAVIRESDQNRYKKYII, encoded by the coding sequence ATGTTAGATACAAAAACAATTAAAGAACGCGTCGTTTTAGTTGGCGTGGATTTTGGAAAAAAGGATTTTGATTTAGAATCATCAATGTTTGAATTAGTGGACCTGGTTGAGGCAGCTGAGGGAACGGTTGTATATCAAATTACGCAAAATCGAGATCGCCCTGAAAGTGCAACCTATATTGGGATTGGGAAAATTGAAGAAGTGATGCGTGCCGTCGCAACTTATGATGCAGATACTGTAGTTTTCAATGACGAATTAAGCGGTTCGCAAATTCGTAATCTTGAAAGTTTAATTGGGTGTAAGATTGTCGATCGGACCAATCTCATTCTTGATATTTTTGCCTTGCGTGCAACTACGGCCGAAGGGAAACTTCAAGTTAAACTTGCGCAGTTAAAGTACCGTTTGCCTCGATTGATCGGGTATAGTGATTATTTATCCCGTACAGGTGGTGGCATTGGGACACGGGGTCCCGGAGAACAGAAACTGGAATTGGATCGTCGTCACATTCAACGAGAGATTCTTCACGTCCAAAATGCCTTAACAAAATCAGAAGAAAACCGTGAGATTACGCGAAGTAAACGGTTAAATTCAAATCTTCCTATAATCTCTTTTGTTGGGTATACAAACGCAGGGAAATCGACGTTAATGAACGCAATTTTAACCAATGGTGATCCTCAGTCAAACGATAAACATGTGTTTGTGAAGGATATGCTCTTTGCGACTTTAGAACCATCCCTACGGAAAGCACGTCTTAATAATGGTCTAAATGTTATTCTTACAGATACCGTTGGATTTGTTTCGAAATTACCACATACACTTGTTGAAGCTTTTAAAGGGACCCTTGAGGAAATTAAGTATTCAGATCTTATCATTCATGTCGTGGATGCATCCAATCCTGACTTAAACATCCAAATGGATACAACGTATAAAATGCTTCGAGATTTAGATGTGCTTGACCGAAAAATCATTACAGTTTTTAATAAAATGGACCTAGCGATGGATCAAGATATCGCTTTTTACCAAAGTGAATTTGGAAATCGCATGTATATTAGTGCTCATGATATGGATGATGTTGATCGTCTAGTGGATGCCATTGAAGTTGAATTGGAATCAAGTTTCAAAAAAGTAAATTTTGAAATCCCTTTTTCCGATCTTGGCATTTTAGATGCGATTGCATCCAATTATGAAATTATTGGTTTGGAGTATACAGAAAAGGGCGCACAATTCCGTGCAGTGATCCGTGAATCGGATCAAAATCGTTATAAAAAATACATAATCTAA